One part of the Eptesicus fuscus isolate TK198812 chromosome 20, DD_ASM_mEF_20220401, whole genome shotgun sequence genome encodes these proteins:
- the KRT10 gene encoding keratin, type I cytoskeletal 10 isoform X2, whose translation MSVRYSSSKQYSSSRSGGGGGGGGGGSLKVSSSKSSHGGGYSSGGGFSGGSFSRGSSGGGCGYGGGLGGGYGGGSYGGGSFGGGYGSSGFGGGYGGGGFGGGSFGGGNFGGGFGGGSYGGGFGGGLGDGGLLSGNEKITMQNLNDRLASYLDKVRALEESNYELEGKIKEWYEKYGNAGQREPRDYSKYYKTIEDLKNQILNLTTDNANVLLQIDNARLAADDFRLKYENEVALRQSVDADINGLRRVLDELTLTKADLEMQIESLTEELAYLRKNHEEEMKDLQNVSTGDVNVEMNAAPGVDLTQLLNNMRSQYEQLAEQNRKDAEAWFNEKSKELTTEIDSNIEQMSSQKTEITELRRTVQGLEIELQSQLALKQSLESSLAETEGRYCVQLSQIQAQISTLEEQLQQIRAETECQNSEYQQLLDIKIRLENEIQTYRSLLEGEGGSGGGYGGGRGGGRGGGYGGGSSGGGYGGGSSGGGGGGSYGGGSSGGGYGGGSSGGGYGGGSSGGGGGGGSYGGGSSGGGGSYGGGSSGGGHKTSSGSTGESSSKGSRQQ comes from the exons ATGTCTGTTCGATACAGCTCCAGCAAGCAATACTCTTCCTCccgaagtggaggaggaggaggaggaggaggaggagggtccctcaaAGTTTCGAGCAGCAAAAGCTCCCATGGTGGAGGATATAGCTCAGGGGGGGGTTTCAGTGGTGGCTCTTTCAGCCGTGGGAGCTCTGGTGGAGGCTGTGGCTATGGAGGTGGACTAGGAGGTGGGTATGGTGGAGGCAGCTATGGTGGAGGTAGCTTTGGTGGAGGCTACGGAAGCAGCGGCTTTGGTGGGGGCTATGGAGGAGGCGGTTTTGGAGGAGGCAGCTTTGGAGGGGGCAACTTTGGTGGGGGCTTCGGTGGAGGCAGCTATGGAGGAGGCTTTGGTGGTGGATTGGGCGATGGCGGCCTTCTctctggaaatgaaaaaataaccatGCAAAATCTGAACGACCGCCTGGCTTCCTACTTGGACAAAGTCCGGGCTCTGGAAGAATCAAACTATGAGCTAGAAGGCAAAATCAAAGAGTGGTATGAAAAGTATGGCAACGCAGGCCAGCGAGAGCCTCGTGACTACAGCAAATACTACAAAACCATTGAAGATCTTAAAAATCAG ATCCTCAATCTAACAACTGATAACGCCAATGTCCTGCTGCAGATCGACAATGCCAGGCTGGCAGCGGATGACTTCAGACTGAA GTACGAGAACGAGGTGGCCCTCCGCCAGAGCGTGGACGCTGACATCAACGGCCTGCGCCGGGTGCTGGACGAGCTGACCCTGACCAAGGCCGACCTGGAGATGCAGATCGAGAGCCTGACTGAAGAGCTGGCCTACCTGAGGAAGAACCATGAAGAG GAAATGAAAGACCTTCAAAATGTGTCCACTGGTGATGTGAACGTGGAAATGAATGCTGCCCCAGGTGTTGATCTGACTCAACTTCTGAATAACATGAGAAGCCAGTATGAACAACTTGCTGAACAAAACCGCAAAGACGCTGAGGCCTGGTTCAATGAGAAG AGCAAAGAGCTGACTACAGAAATCGATAGTAACATTGAACAAATGTCCAGCCAAAAAACTGAGATTACTGAACTGAGACGCACTGTTCAAGGTCTGGAGATCGAACTACAGTCCCAACTAGCCCTG AAACAATCTCTGGAATCCTCCCTGGCAGAAACAGAAGGCCGCTACTGTGTGCAGCTCTCCCAGATTCAGGCCCAGATCTCCACTCTGGAGGAGCAACTGCAACAGATTCGAGCTGAAACCGAGTGCCAGAATTCTGAGTACCAGCAACTCCTGGATATTAAGATTCGACTGGAGAATGAGATTCAAACCTACCGCAGCCTGctagaaggagagggagg TTCCGGAGGCGGCTAcggcggcgggcgcggcggcgggcgcggcggcggcTACGGCGGCGGAAGTTCCGGCGGCGGCTACGGCGGCGGAAGTtccggcggcggtggcggcggtaGCTACGGCGGCGGAAGTTCCGGCGGCGGCTACGGCGGCGGCAGTTCCGGCGGCGGCTACGGCGGCGGCAGTTCcggcggcggcggtggtggcGGTAGCTACGGCGGCGGAAGTTCCGGCGGTGGCGGTAGCTACGGCGGCGGAAGCTCTGGCGGAGGCCACAAGACCTCTTCCGGGTCCACTGGGGAGTCCTCATCTAAGGGATCAAG ACAACAATAA
- the KRT28 gene encoding keratin, type I cytoskeletal 28 — MSLRFSSGSRRTCLRSGTGSVRPSSGGVGFAGGNACGSSVAGSGLSCALGGSLGSVSGGNQAGGAFGNAACAGFAGNEGGLLSGNEKVTMQNLNDRLASYLDNVRALEEANAELERKIKSWYEKYGPGSCRGLDHDYSRYHLTIDDLKNKIISSTTANANVILQIDNARLAADDFRLKYENELALHQNTEADINGLRRVLDELTLCRTDQELQYESLSEEMTYLKKNHEEEMKALQCAAGGNVSVEMNAAPGVDLTVLLNNMRAEYEDLAEQNRRDAEAWFNEKSATLQQQISDDAGAATSARTELTEMKRSLQTVEIELQSLLAMKQSLECSLSETESNYCAQLAQIQAQIRALEEQLHQVRTETEGQKLEYEQLLDIKVHLEKEIETYCRLLDGDGNSCSKSKGFGSGGSGNSSKDLSKTTLVKTVVEEIDQRGKVLSSRIQSIEEKTSKITNGKTEQRVSF, encoded by the exons ATGTCTCTCCGATTTTCCAGCGGGTCCAGGCGTACTTGCTTGCGGTCTGGAACTGGATCCGTCAGACCCTCCAGTGGAGGTGTGGGCTTTGCAGGCGGCAATGCCTGTGGCAGCTCTGTTGCTGGAAGTGGACTTTCCTGTGCCTTGGGAGGGAGCCTGGGCAGTGTTTCTGGTGGGAACCAGGCCGGTGGTGCCTTTGGAAATGCAGCGTGTGCCGGCTTTGCTGGAAATGAAGGGGGCCTCCTCTCCGGGAACGAGAAGGTGACCATGCAGAATCTTAACGACCGTTTGGCGTCCTACCTGGATAATGTGCGTGCTCTGGAAGAGGCCAATGCTGAActggagagaaaaatcaagagtTGGTATGAAAAATATGGTCCTGGATCTTGCCGTGGACTTGATCATGACTACAGTAGATATCACCTAACAATCGACGATCTTAAGAATAAG ATTATCTCTTCCACCACTGCTAATGCCAATGTCATTCTGCAGATTGACAATGCCAGGCTGGCTGCTGATGATTTCCGGCTAAA GTATGAAAATGAGCTCGCCCTTCACCAGAACACCGAGGCCGACATCAATGGGCTAAGGCGAGTTCTGGATGAGCTGACGCTCTGCAGGACCGACCAGGAGCTGCAGTACGAATCCCTGAGTGAAGAGATGACGTATCTCAAGAAGAACCATGAAGAG GAAATGAAGGCTCTGCAGTGCGCGGCCGGGGGCAACGTGAGCGTGGAGATGAACGCGGCGCCCGGGGTGGACCTCACGGTTCTGCTGAACAACATGCGGGCCGAGTACGAAGACCTCGCCGAGCAGAACCGCAGGGATGCGGAGGCCTGGTTCAATGAGAAG AGTGCCACCCTGCAGCAACAGATCTCCGACGACGCGGGCGCAGCCACCTCGGCCAGGACCGAGCTGACCGAAATGAAGCGCAGCCTGCAGACCGTGGAGATCGAGCTGCAGTCCCTCCTGGCCATG AAACAGTCCCTGGAGTGCTCCCTGTCTGAGACAGAAAGCAACTACTGTGCGCAGCTGGCCCAGATCCAGGCTCAGATccgggccctggaggagcagctgcACCAGGTCAGAACCGAGACCGAGGGCCAGAAACTCGAGTACGAGCAGCTCCTGGACATCAAGGTCCACCTGGAAAAAGAGATTGAGACCTACTGCCGCCTGCTAGATGGAGATGGAAA ctCGTGCTCCAAATCAAAGGGCTTTGGATCAGGAGGCTCAGGGAATTCATCTAAAG ATTTATCCAAAACCACGCTGGTAAAGACGGTGGTTGAAGAGATAGATCAACGTGGTAAAGTCCTTTCATCGAGGATTCAGTCCATTGAAGAAAAGACATCTAAAATTACCAATGGCAAGACAGAACAAAGGGTTTCTTTCTAG
- the KRT10 gene encoding keratin, type I cytoskeletal 10 isoform X1 — MSVRYSSSKQYSSSRSGGGGGGGGGGSLKVSSSKSSHGGGYSSGGGFSGGSFSRGSSGGGCGYGGGLGGGYGGGSYGGGSFGGGYGSSGFGGGYGGGGFGGGSFGGGNFGGGFGGGSYGGGFGGGLGDGGLLSGNEKITMQNLNDRLASYLDKVRALEESNYELEGKIKEWYEKYGNAGQREPRDYSKYYKTIEDLKNQILNLTTDNANVLLQIDNARLAADDFRLKYENEVALRQSVDADINGLRRVLDELTLTKADLEMQIESLTEELAYLRKNHEEEMKDLQNVSTGDVNVEMNAAPGVDLTQLLNNMRSQYEQLAEQNRKDAEAWFNEKSKELTTEIDSNIEQMSSQKTEITELRRTVQGLEIELQSQLALKQSLESSLAETEGRYCVQLSQIQAQISTLEEQLQQIRAETECQNSEYQQLLDIKIRLENEIQTYRSLLEGEGGSGGGYGGGRGGGRGGGYGGGSSGGGYGGGSSGGGGGGSYGGGSSGGGYGGGSSGGGYGGGSSGGGGGGGSYGGGSSGGGGSYGGGSSGGGHKTSSGSTGESSSKGSRSGEPGWDNNKTRVIKTIIEELTPDGRVLSSKVESETKKHYK; from the exons ATGTCTGTTCGATACAGCTCCAGCAAGCAATACTCTTCCTCccgaagtggaggaggaggaggaggaggaggaggagggtccctcaaAGTTTCGAGCAGCAAAAGCTCCCATGGTGGAGGATATAGCTCAGGGGGGGGTTTCAGTGGTGGCTCTTTCAGCCGTGGGAGCTCTGGTGGAGGCTGTGGCTATGGAGGTGGACTAGGAGGTGGGTATGGTGGAGGCAGCTATGGTGGAGGTAGCTTTGGTGGAGGCTACGGAAGCAGCGGCTTTGGTGGGGGCTATGGAGGAGGCGGTTTTGGAGGAGGCAGCTTTGGAGGGGGCAACTTTGGTGGGGGCTTCGGTGGAGGCAGCTATGGAGGAGGCTTTGGTGGTGGATTGGGCGATGGCGGCCTTCTctctggaaatgaaaaaataaccatGCAAAATCTGAACGACCGCCTGGCTTCCTACTTGGACAAAGTCCGGGCTCTGGAAGAATCAAACTATGAGCTAGAAGGCAAAATCAAAGAGTGGTATGAAAAGTATGGCAACGCAGGCCAGCGAGAGCCTCGTGACTACAGCAAATACTACAAAACCATTGAAGATCTTAAAAATCAG ATCCTCAATCTAACAACTGATAACGCCAATGTCCTGCTGCAGATCGACAATGCCAGGCTGGCAGCGGATGACTTCAGACTGAA GTACGAGAACGAGGTGGCCCTCCGCCAGAGCGTGGACGCTGACATCAACGGCCTGCGCCGGGTGCTGGACGAGCTGACCCTGACCAAGGCCGACCTGGAGATGCAGATCGAGAGCCTGACTGAAGAGCTGGCCTACCTGAGGAAGAACCATGAAGAG GAAATGAAAGACCTTCAAAATGTGTCCACTGGTGATGTGAACGTGGAAATGAATGCTGCCCCAGGTGTTGATCTGACTCAACTTCTGAATAACATGAGAAGCCAGTATGAACAACTTGCTGAACAAAACCGCAAAGACGCTGAGGCCTGGTTCAATGAGAAG AGCAAAGAGCTGACTACAGAAATCGATAGTAACATTGAACAAATGTCCAGCCAAAAAACTGAGATTACTGAACTGAGACGCACTGTTCAAGGTCTGGAGATCGAACTACAGTCCCAACTAGCCCTG AAACAATCTCTGGAATCCTCCCTGGCAGAAACAGAAGGCCGCTACTGTGTGCAGCTCTCCCAGATTCAGGCCCAGATCTCCACTCTGGAGGAGCAACTGCAACAGATTCGAGCTGAAACCGAGTGCCAGAATTCTGAGTACCAGCAACTCCTGGATATTAAGATTCGACTGGAGAATGAGATTCAAACCTACCGCAGCCTGctagaaggagagggagg TTCCGGAGGCGGCTAcggcggcgggcgcggcggcgggcgcggcggcggcTACGGCGGCGGAAGTTCCGGCGGCGGCTACGGCGGCGGAAGTtccggcggcggtggcggcggtaGCTACGGCGGCGGAAGTTCCGGCGGCGGCTACGGCGGCGGCAGTTCCGGCGGCGGCTACGGCGGCGGCAGTTCcggcggcggcggtggtggcGGTAGCTACGGCGGCGGAAGTTCCGGCGGTGGCGGTAGCTACGGCGGCGGAAGCTCTGGCGGAGGCCACAAGACCTCTTCCGGGTCCACTGGGGAGTCCTCATCTAAGGGATCAAGGTCAGGAGAACCTGGCTGGG ACAACAATAAAACCAGAGTGATCAAGACAATTATTGAAGAATTGACACCTGATGGTAGAGTCCTTTCATCTAAGGTTGAATCAGAAACCAAGAAACACTACAAGTAA